One region of Pelorhabdus rhamnosifermentans genomic DNA includes:
- a CDS encoding AzlD domain-containing protein, with translation MNLIYLVFAMALVTYIPRMLPMVLLQNVHLPIYVKQFMKLIPYAALGALIFPGILTSTGANHMEPAIVGCSMAILLAWLETNLIIVVVGGISGALVMNVFFL, from the coding sequence GTGAATTTAATTTATCTTGTTTTTGCTATGGCTCTAGTCACTTATATACCGCGCATGTTGCCTATGGTTTTATTACAGAATGTTCATTTACCTATCTATGTAAAACAATTTATGAAATTAATTCCTTACGCGGCGTTGGGAGCACTTATTTTTCCTGGTATACTTACTTCAACAGGGGCAAACCATATGGAGCCGGCAATTGTTGGATGTAGTATGGCTATTCTATTGGCTTGGCTAGAGACGAATCTTATTATCGTAGTCGTTGGGGGAATATCAGGTGCGTTGGTTATGAATGTGTTTTTTTTATAA
- a CDS encoding TrmB family transcriptional regulator encodes MEQILIEIQKIGFSQYESKAYISLLKHSPVTGYELSKRSGVPRSMIYEVINKLNDKGAIYIIPTDPIKYSPVPAEKFLARIRTNIDTTLDFLETSLKDLEQVREVDVVSHINGYKLVMDEMLSIIDGAKNELWVSVWNPQASFLVRNVQEAENRDVKVLSMVFGDESCELGATFHHDYMTAEVVKERIGGKLTTVARDKEEAIIANFVNGEASWAVKTQDPALVLIATEFIRHDIMIEAITRHFGPGKLDELWRNNPILRYVVEGKQSE; translated from the coding sequence ATGGAACAAATATTGATTGAAATACAAAAAATTGGGTTTTCTCAATATGAATCTAAGGCTTATATCTCACTTTTGAAGCATTCACCTGTTACTGGATATGAACTTAGCAAACGCTCAGGAGTCCCGCGGTCGATGATTTATGAAGTGATTAATAAATTAAATGACAAGGGAGCTATTTATATCATTCCTACTGATCCGATTAAATACTCTCCTGTACCTGCTGAAAAATTTCTGGCGAGGATTCGAACAAATATTGATACTACCTTGGATTTTTTGGAAACCTCATTAAAAGATTTGGAACAAGTGAGAGAAGTGGACGTTGTTTCACATATTAACGGTTACAAACTAGTCATGGATGAAATGTTAAGTATTATTGATGGAGCAAAGAATGAATTATGGGTATCTGTTTGGAATCCTCAGGCTTCATTTTTAGTACGAAATGTACAAGAAGCGGAAAATCGCGATGTGAAAGTCTTATCCATGGTTTTTGGTGACGAGAGTTGTGAATTAGGTGCCACTTTTCACCATGACTACATGACAGCAGAGGTTGTTAAAGAACGGATTGGCGGCAAGTTGACTACTGTGGCTCGTGATAAAGAGGAAGCAATTATTGCTAATTTTGTGAATGGGGAAGCTTCATGGGCTGTAAAAACACAAGACCCGGCATTAGTATTAATTGCAACTGAATTTATTCGGCATGATATTATGATCGAAGCGATTACTCGTCATTTTGGTCCAGGAAAATTAGATGAACTGTGGCGGAATAATCCGATTTTACGTTATGTCGTTGAAGGTAAGCAGTCCGAATAA
- a CDS encoding FadR/GntR family transcriptional regulator — MNNFFVEKPLKKFAEDSSDALYMQIVSRIQQLMREGHLKEGDKLPSERELAEMFAVSRVPVREALKVLEFLGAIQHRRGEGVFVKKIEMKRILHTLDFLMTDPADQLMNLFEAREAFEIQAVRLAAERRTEADIEAIQEVLLEMKFLISNGKPVYDVSTKFHTAVIAAAHNEIISEVNEFLSDLLTYSRQKSLSDVTRHNESLQYHQLILQHIVEKDAQAAVAAMQEHLNNAKIAIQRIIRSE, encoded by the coding sequence ATGAATAATTTTTTTGTAGAAAAACCATTAAAGAAGTTTGCTGAAGATTCGTCTGATGCTCTTTATATGCAAATTGTCAGTCGCATACAGCAGCTTATGCGTGAAGGTCATTTAAAGGAAGGCGATAAATTACCTTCTGAGAGGGAATTGGCTGAAATGTTTGCTGTCAGTCGTGTGCCTGTAAGGGAAGCTTTAAAAGTATTGGAATTTTTAGGCGCTATTCAGCACAGACGCGGTGAAGGCGTGTTTGTAAAAAAAATTGAAATGAAACGAATTTTGCATACCCTTGATTTTCTTATGACCGATCCGGCTGATCAACTGATGAATTTGTTTGAAGCGCGTGAAGCTTTTGAAATTCAGGCTGTCCGATTAGCTGCCGAACGAAGGACTGAGGCTGATATTGAAGCGATACAGGAAGTCTTGCTAGAAATGAAATTTCTAATTTCCAATGGAAAGCCAGTTTATGATGTGTCAACGAAATTTCATACGGCTGTCATTGCGGCTGCGCACAATGAAATTATTAGTGAGGTCAATGAATTTTTATCGGATTTGCTGACTTATTCACGGCAAAAATCATTAAGTGATGTTACTAGGCATAACGAATCTTTACAATATCACCAGCTCATTTTACAGCATATTGTTGAAAAAGATGCACAAGCGGCAGTTGCTGCTATGCAAGAACATTTAAACAATGCTAAGATTGCGATTCAAAGAATAATTCGTTCTGAGTAA
- a CDS encoding DUF342 domain-containing protein has translation MDKRIFATKKDGRYQITVTDVGVYLSVWPSVNGGTSVSITAVIKDLTDRNLVDFDRDFISEVIREAVGTPVLLINVLPKKDGRYQITVTDSGVYLSVWPSANGGASVSKTAVIKDLTDRNLADFDRDFISEVIREALGTPVLLINVLPSKDGRYQITAMDAGIYLSVWPPVNSGSSVSKAVVIEDLTNQKLTDFDSELISSVIREATGTPVLVIDSGPSIQPAQSIRVKVDINRLEASIDLNILPDAPTATVSQLLDELKAVGVVYGIDEQALETLSKLRLATNFICARGVLACNGDNAYLKYYVDPDRQGRPDELEDGRVDFKEINSFLCVEKEQILVEKISPTAGIPGMDVYGEPLPALPGKDKRLPAGKNVIVVDDRRLYAAIDGHLHIFLDKRINVIPVIVIDGDVDYNTGNIDFKGSVIVRGTVQPNFCVKAGGNVEVSGAICGGTVEANSIIVRQGMNRGIIKARERLVINFIENATVYADEDVIVSDVIMNSQVFAGSRVIIEGRRGLVLGGRISAGELIRSVTVGNKLGVATELEVSLKPFLKDELIELRQQIKKDERLYTEMELSITYFRNQGVDNFSAEKKERYKKNEAEFNTLLNRIEETRQRIMNIESIIYSLKPGRIRVSGSIYPGTKISIGSSVKNIQDVLQYVSLYVQQGEIKFSSLR, from the coding sequence ATGGACAAAAGAATTTTCGCGACGAAGAAGGATGGACGGTATCAAATCACAGTAACGGATGTCGGCGTTTATCTCAGTGTTTGGCCGTCGGTCAATGGTGGAACATCCGTATCAATAACCGCCGTTATCAAAGATCTGACTGATCGTAATCTCGTTGATTTTGATAGAGATTTTATCTCCGAAGTAATCAGGGAAGCCGTTGGTACACCTGTTCTACTTATCAATGTGTTGCCAAAGAAGGATGGACGGTATCAAATCACAGTGACGGATAGCGGGGTTTATCTTAGTGTTTGGCCGTCGGCCAATGGTGGAGCATCCGTATCAAAAACCGCTGTTATTAAAGATCTGACTGATCGCAATCTTGCTGATTTTGATAGAGATTTTATTTCCGAAGTAATCAGGGAGGCTCTTGGTACACCTGTTTTACTTATTAATGTGTTGCCATCGAAAGATGGCCGATATCAAATTACTGCAATGGATGCCGGCATTTATCTTAGTGTTTGGCCACCAGTCAACAGTGGTTCATCCGTATCGAAAGCCGTTGTTATTGAAGACTTGACTAACCAAAAATTGACTGATTTTGATAGTGAGCTTATCTCTAGCGTGATTAGGGAAGCTACAGGTACACCCGTGCTAGTCATAGACTCGGGGCCGTCAATTCAGCCAGCACAGAGTATTCGCGTTAAGGTGGATATCAATCGCTTAGAAGCTAGCATAGATCTCAATATACTTCCAGATGCTCCTACGGCTACAGTTTCACAGCTTTTAGACGAGTTAAAAGCTGTGGGTGTAGTTTATGGCATTGACGAGCAGGCTCTTGAGACACTTTCAAAACTACGTCTGGCAACAAATTTTATTTGTGCTCGAGGTGTTCTTGCATGCAATGGTGACAACGCTTACCTGAAATATTATGTTGATCCCGACAGACAAGGTCGTCCAGATGAACTGGAAGATGGGCGGGTTGATTTCAAAGAGATCAATAGCTTTCTTTGCGTAGAGAAAGAGCAAATTTTAGTGGAGAAAATTTCTCCAACTGCAGGGATCCCCGGAATGGATGTATATGGTGAGCCACTTCCTGCTCTGCCGGGTAAAGACAAACGTCTGCCCGCAGGTAAAAATGTAATTGTTGTCGATGATCGTCGCCTTTATGCCGCCATTGACGGACATTTACACATATTTCTTGATAAGCGCATCAATGTAATACCGGTAATTGTAATTGATGGTGATGTTGACTACAATACGGGAAACATTGATTTTAAAGGTAGTGTAATTGTACGGGGTACAGTGCAACCTAACTTTTGCGTCAAGGCGGGTGGCAATGTTGAAGTAAGCGGCGCTATTTGTGGTGGTACTGTAGAAGCCAATAGTATTATTGTCAGGCAGGGAATGAACCGTGGCATTATCAAAGCGCGTGAACGTCTTGTGATTAACTTTATAGAAAACGCGACTGTATATGCTGATGAGGACGTTATTGTTAGTGATGTTATTATGAACAGCCAAGTTTTTGCAGGCAGTAGGGTTATTATAGAGGGACGGCGCGGACTTGTTCTCGGCGGACGAATATCAGCAGGGGAGCTAATCCGCAGCGTTACTGTGGGGAATAAATTAGGTGTTGCCACAGAGCTTGAAGTTTCACTTAAACCGTTTCTTAAGGATGAATTGATCGAGCTTCGTCAGCAAATCAAGAAAGACGAGAGGTTATATACGGAAATGGAGCTGTCAATAACGTACTTTCGTAACCAAGGGGTTGACAACTTTTCTGCTGAAAAAAAGGAACGTTATAAAAAGAATGAAGCTGAATTCAATACTCTGCTAAACAGGATAGAAGAAACACGGCAACGTATAATGAATATTGAATCTATTATTTATTCTCTTAAGCCAGGTAGAATTCGCGTCTCCGGTTCTATTTATCCAGGTACAAAAATATCGATAGGATCCTCTGTGAAAAATATCCAAGATGTACTGCAATATGTCTCGCTTTATGTCCAGCAAGGAGAGATTAAGTTTAGTTCGTTACGTTAA
- a CDS encoding acyltransferase family protein: MSRFLGLDGVRAIACLLVVFHHAVQRLGVLAPNEFLAGVQRVFWITAPAGVSVFFVLSGTLLSYPFWKQYLDNQSMPGLKDYTIRRAARIIPGFYLVLTLSLLLEIFLLPESPSRLLRYITGLTFTAGFHYTTFFPVPALNGPLWSISLEVFSYLLLPIFMGGLFWLSKRRSFTTALCYWLGVLALILVLNSLIQTLCQPDDINRGWQYGAVGGAKYWMPNYNPIGFFAHYMMGIFAAGFMVWLGKNPALRERLAKFYFFDLFAIGGLVGFITILWTQKTTPDFGFSWQNQPYYYPALALSIGAVLTVVPYSKIVGYILDNRFSRYTAKISFGIYIWHFLIMMLVMAIAAPDHKPMPIKDFPTWIEVMGIVVMLTYMLASLSWHFIEKPLLDIAHRKIHGSNNFKTNTSKNS; this comes from the coding sequence ATGTCAAGATTTTTAGGATTAGATGGAGTAAGAGCCATTGCTTGTTTATTGGTGGTTTTTCATCATGCAGTACAACGCTTAGGAGTGCTTGCGCCGAATGAATTTTTAGCAGGAGTACAAAGAGTATTTTGGATTACCGCCCCAGCTGGAGTAAGTGTTTTTTTTGTGCTAAGTGGTACATTGCTTTCCTATCCTTTTTGGAAACAGTATTTGGATAATCAATCCATGCCTGGTTTGAAGGACTATACTATCCGACGGGCAGCACGGATTATACCGGGATTTTATCTAGTATTGACGCTTTCTTTGCTTTTGGAAATATTTCTTTTACCTGAGTCTCCATCGAGACTCTTACGCTATATTACTGGGCTTACTTTTACTGCAGGGTTTCACTATACGACTTTTTTCCCTGTCCCTGCTCTCAATGGACCCTTATGGTCAATTAGTCTTGAAGTTTTCTCCTATTTGTTGCTGCCGATTTTTATGGGAGGTCTGTTTTGGCTCAGCAAGCGGCGCAGCTTTACCACGGCACTCTGTTACTGGCTCGGAGTATTAGCTTTGATTCTTGTGCTCAATAGTCTAATTCAGACTCTTTGTCAGCCCGATGATATCAATCGGGGCTGGCAGTATGGTGCTGTCGGTGGAGCCAAGTACTGGATGCCCAATTATAATCCGATAGGTTTCTTTGCCCACTATATGATGGGGATCTTTGCAGCTGGTTTTATGGTGTGGTTGGGTAAAAATCCAGCATTACGAGAAAGATTAGCTAAATTTTATTTTTTTGATCTTTTTGCTATTGGTGGCTTAGTGGGTTTTATAACCATCCTGTGGACACAAAAGACCACCCCGGATTTTGGTTTTAGCTGGCAGAACCAGCCATATTATTATCCTGCCCTGGCCTTGAGTATTGGTGCTGTATTAACGGTAGTGCCCTACAGCAAGATAGTGGGGTACATTTTAGATAATCGATTTTCGCGCTATACGGCTAAAATCTCGTTTGGTATTTATATTTGGCATTTTCTCATTATGATGCTGGTGATGGCAATTGCAGCACCGGATCATAAGCCAATGCCAATCAAAGATTTCCCGACTTGGATCGAAGTGATGGGAATAGTCGTTATGCTTACGTATATGCTCGCTTCACTTTCTTGGCATTTTATCGAAAAACCCCTATTAGATATTGCTCATCGAAAAATCCACGGCAGCAACAATTTCAAAACAAATACAAGCAAAAATAGTTAG
- the dcuC gene encoding C4-dicarboxylate transporter DcuC, whose product MGSMITILVVAWVIYMIIKKYYPQAVLLTAGIILLLATYFMGTNPILAAKESSGSALLDIFHTIKVLLSSRVAGLGLTIMSIAGFAKYMEYIGASKSLFAVVASPIKHIKSPYLLLVLSFFVSQFLVLFIPSHAGLALLLMVTMYPVLIRAGVSKMSALGVIGCAQYMDVGPGSGNEILAANICKVDPAVFFVEYQLPIFVTTTLILGIVHYFVQKWWDKKEGFVGYDDSAELVKEDNSRPPLIYAILPIIPMIFILGFSPIFKSKIQMDVVTAMFLSTFISMIFEYIRTKDFRSTLQSLKYLYEGMGNSFATVVSLIVAGEVFAAGLMKIGAVDAMTAGAQNLGLGIQALIILFCIVIACCAFLMGSGNAAFFSFAALAPKIAAALKIDVVILLLPMQIMTSFGRVVSPITAAIVAIAGVAGVSPVQVVKRTAIPMAFAAIVNVAFILIKS is encoded by the coding sequence ATGGGGAGTATGATTACGATTTTAGTCGTTGCTTGGGTTATTTATATGATTATAAAAAAATACTATCCTCAAGCTGTTCTTTTGACTGCTGGTATCATTTTGCTTCTTGCTACCTATTTTATGGGCACGAATCCGATTCTTGCCGCTAAAGAATCTTCCGGTTCCGCTTTGTTAGATATTTTTCATACGATTAAGGTATTGCTGAGTTCCCGCGTTGCTGGTCTTGGTCTGACGATCATGTCAATCGCAGGTTTTGCAAAATATATGGAATATATCGGGGCAAGTAAATCTTTATTTGCTGTGGTTGCGTCTCCGATCAAACATATTAAATCGCCTTATCTTCTTCTTGTTCTTAGTTTTTTCGTGAGCCAGTTTTTGGTATTATTTATTCCAAGTCATGCTGGATTGGCTTTGTTACTTATGGTAACGATGTATCCTGTTCTCATAAGAGCAGGCGTTAGCAAAATGTCTGCTCTTGGCGTAATCGGGTGTGCGCAATACATGGACGTGGGCCCTGGCTCGGGCAATGAAATTTTGGCAGCTAATATTTGCAAGGTAGATCCGGCTGTATTTTTTGTTGAATATCAATTACCGATATTTGTTACAACGACTTTGATTCTTGGCATTGTTCATTATTTCGTGCAAAAATGGTGGGATAAAAAAGAAGGTTTTGTTGGTTATGATGATTCTGCTGAACTTGTTAAAGAAGACAATAGCCGCCCGCCTTTGATCTATGCTATTCTGCCCATTATTCCGATGATATTTATTTTGGGTTTTAGCCCTATTTTTAAAAGTAAAATTCAAATGGATGTTGTTACTGCAATGTTTTTAAGCACTTTCATCAGTATGATATTTGAATATATAAGGACGAAAGATTTTCGCTCCACTTTACAGAGTTTAAAATATTTATATGAAGGTATGGGAAATAGTTTTGCAACTGTAGTCAGTTTAATCGTAGCAGGTGAAGTATTTGCTGCCGGATTAATGAAGATCGGTGCTGTCGATGCTATGACTGCCGGTGCGCAAAATCTTGGGTTAGGCATTCAGGCCTTAATTATTCTTTTCTGTATTGTAATTGCTTGCTGCGCTTTCTTAATGGGATCAGGCAATGCTGCGTTCTTTTCCTTCGCTGCCCTTGCTCCTAAAATTGCGGCAGCATTAAAAATTGATGTTGTTATTCTGCTCTTGCCCATGCAGATTATGACAAGTTTTGGTCGTGTTGTGTCACCAATTACTGCGGCAATTGTTGCTATAGCTGGTGTTGCTGGTGTATCACCTGTTCAGGTGGTCAAACGAACTGCAATTCCTATGGCCTTTGCTGCAATTGTAAATGTGGCATTTATATTAATAAAATCATAA
- a CDS encoding DUF1847 domain-containing protein yields the protein MKCAKCTHRKCYLEGQNCTKMGLDDVKEAYVGERLKIMKAAACTESRFYNKLTRLEETVEFCKLMGYKKIGLAFCIGLNQEAKLIEEYFAKFFEVYSVCCKVCGVAKTNLELEQVKEGVRETMCNPLMQARILADKEVEFCVTVGLCVGHDALFTGACTVPVSCLVAKDRVLAHNPLGAVYSRYWRNKLGINPSDQV from the coding sequence TTGAAATGTGCAAAATGCACTCACAGAAAATGTTATTTAGAAGGTCAAAATTGCACTAAAATGGGTCTTGACGATGTGAAAGAAGCCTATGTGGGCGAGCGCCTCAAGATTATGAAGGCTGCAGCTTGTACTGAAAGTCGTTTTTATAATAAACTTACTCGCCTAGAGGAAACCGTTGAGTTTTGCAAACTTATGGGGTACAAAAAAATTGGCCTGGCCTTTTGTATCGGTCTTAATCAAGAAGCAAAATTAATTGAAGAATATTTTGCTAAATTTTTTGAAGTATATTCAGTTTGCTGTAAAGTCTGTGGTGTTGCCAAGACGAATCTGGAATTAGAACAAGTAAAAGAAGGTGTGCGTGAAACCATGTGCAATCCTTTAATGCAGGCTAGAATACTTGCGGATAAAGAAGTCGAGTTCTGTGTGACTGTCGGCCTGTGTGTAGGCCATGACGCTTTGTTTACAGGCGCTTGTACTGTTCCGGTATCTTGTTTGGTCGCCAAAGACAGAGTACTTGCTCATAATCCATTAGGGGCTGTATATTCTCGTTATTGGCGCAATAAGTTAGGCATTAATCCTAGTGATCAAGTGTAA
- a CDS encoding AzlC family ABC transporter permease — translation MNQVSEKENFFQGVKAAMPIAVGYIPIAIAFGLLSKSVGIPSYVSFSMSLLIYAGASQFIGINLIVLGASWWEIVVTTFILNLRHFLMTATLSQKLEKRASRKWRMLLSFGITDETFSVSSFQSQEILPRYFSLGLNTMAFVAWNVGTWLGLFCASGLPDTVKSSMGIALYVMFIGLLIPQVKKSKSALVVSILAIIINSLSSWLSLGGTGWGIIIATIFSAAIGAKFFTREESE, via the coding sequence GTGAATCAAGTTTCAGAAAAAGAAAATTTCTTTCAGGGAGTTAAAGCTGCTATGCCGATTGCAGTGGGCTATATTCCCATTGCAATTGCCTTTGGACTATTGTCAAAATCGGTAGGCATTCCTAGTTATGTAAGCTTTTCTATGTCTCTGTTGATTTATGCGGGAGCAAGCCAATTTATTGGAATCAATTTGATTGTTTTAGGCGCTTCTTGGTGGGAAATAGTCGTGACTACTTTTATTTTAAATCTACGTCACTTTCTCATGACGGCAACACTATCGCAAAAGTTGGAAAAGCGAGCATCAAGAAAATGGCGAATGTTATTATCTTTTGGTATTACTGATGAAACGTTTTCTGTAAGTTCGTTTCAAAGTCAGGAAATCTTACCTAGATACTTCTCATTGGGCCTGAATACGATGGCCTTTGTTGCATGGAATGTTGGAACTTGGTTGGGACTTTTCTGTGCCAGTGGATTACCTGATACAGTGAAAAGCAGTATGGGCATTGCTTTGTATGTTATGTTTATTGGACTATTAATTCCCCAGGTAAAAAAATCAAAGTCAGCGCTAGTTGTTTCTATATTGGCTATTATCATTAATTCTCTGAGTAGTTGGCTGTCTTTAGGAGGCACTGGCTGGGGCATTATTATTGCGACGATATTCAGCGCTGCTATCGGAGCAAAATTTTTTACAAGGGAGGAATCAGAGTGA
- a CDS encoding MalY/PatB family protein, which translates to MMKHNFDELVDRKGTECKKWDTYAEDVLPMWIADTDFKCPQPVIDAMVKRAEHGIYGYPMNCKTFEQSIVNWQKKRFGWDIDIDWVEYTPAVVPAIVYAMRAFTNPGDNIVIQMPAYHPFHDIIPNNGRHILGNNLILKEDGSYEVDFEDLEKLLSKKRTTMFLLCSPHNPVGKCFTREELMRISELCLKHNVFVVSDEIHSDIIYKGSKHIPFGSISQQAADNCVVCVNPSKTFNIAGVRTGAVIIPNRNNHDLFYAPLEDNKAYGRTVFGTLPIEVSYNQCDYYADQLLEYLEGNLEYLKKFISERIPKIKVGKIQATYLIWLNCKDLNRTPKELQSFFLEKAKVAMNEGSTFGPGGAGFMRMNIACPRSRLVEALGRIEAAINKL; encoded by the coding sequence ATGATGAAGCATAATTTTGACGAACTTGTTGACCGTAAGGGAACTGAATGCAAAAAATGGGATACTTATGCTGAAGATGTACTGCCGATGTGGATTGCTGATACTGATTTTAAATGTCCTCAGCCTGTTATTGACGCTATGGTTAAAAGAGCGGAACATGGCATTTACGGATATCCAATGAATTGTAAAACCTTTGAGCAATCCATCGTTAATTGGCAGAAAAAGAGATTTGGCTGGGATATCGACATTGATTGGGTGGAATACACACCGGCAGTCGTACCTGCTATCGTATATGCAATGCGTGCTTTTACGAATCCTGGTGATAACATTGTCATTCAGATGCCAGCTTATCACCCCTTCCATGATATCATTCCAAATAATGGCCGGCATATTCTTGGAAATAACCTTATTTTAAAAGAAGATGGCAGCTACGAAGTAGATTTTGAAGATTTAGAGAAACTACTTAGCAAAAAAAGAACAACCATGTTTTTGTTATGCAGTCCTCATAATCCTGTTGGCAAATGCTTTACGAGAGAAGAGTTAATGAGAATCTCCGAACTTTGTTTAAAACATAACGTATTTGTGGTATCCGATGAAATTCATTCTGATATTATTTACAAAGGGAGTAAACATATTCCTTTCGGAAGTATTTCTCAGCAAGCCGCCGACAACTGCGTGGTTTGCGTGAATCCTAGCAAGACCTTTAATATAGCGGGCGTAAGAACTGGGGCTGTAATTATTCCGAATCGTAATAATCACGATCTTTTCTACGCGCCACTCGAAGATAACAAAGCCTATGGCAGAACTGTATTTGGTACATTGCCGATTGAAGTTTCCTACAACCAATGTGATTACTATGCAGATCAATTGTTGGAATATCTTGAAGGTAATCTTGAATATCTTAAAAAATTCATTTCGGAAAGAATTCCTAAAATTAAAGTTGGTAAAATTCAAGCGACGTATCTTATCTGGCTTAACTGCAAGGATCTGAATAGGACGCCTAAAGAGTTGCAAAGCTTTTTCTTAGAGAAAGCAAAAGTTGCGATGAATGAAGGGTCTACCTTTGGACCTGGCGGCGCTGGCTTTATGAGAATGAATATTGCCTGTCCTCGTTCCCGATTGGTAGAAGCATTGGGAAGAATAGAAGCAGCAATCAATAAATTATAA
- a CDS encoding P-II family nitrogen regulator, producing the protein MRKLTKVEIITRPDKLDELKEALNAIGVAGMTVTQVFGCGLTKGHKEIYRGKEFNINLVPKVKLETVICEIPVDLVVETAKRVCQTGEVGDGKIFVYGLENAVRIRTGETGDIAIIDPA; encoded by the coding sequence ATGAGAAAATTAACGAAAGTTGAAATTATTACCCGACCCGACAAACTGGACGAATTAAAAGAAGCTCTTAATGCTATTGGTGTGGCAGGTATGACTGTTACCCAAGTGTTTGGCTGTGGGTTGACTAAAGGTCACAAAGAAATATATCGCGGTAAAGAATTTAATATTAACTTAGTTCCTAAGGTAAAGCTGGAAACCGTTATTTGTGAGATTCCCGTAGATCTAGTGGTGGAAACAGCCAAAAGAGTTTGTCAAACAGGTGAAGTTGGGGATGGAAAAATCTTTGTTTATGGGTTGGAAAATGCGGTTCGCATCCGTACTGGTGAAACGGGCGACATTGCTATCATTGATCCGGCTTGA
- a CDS encoding ABC transporter substrate-binding protein, with translation MTRSGIKFVGLAICLAIFTGALAGCGSTADSKDIKIGGVFELTGGVASYGQSAVNGAKLAFKQVNASGGVLGKKINFIIADNKSEPSESANAVTKLITQDKVAAIMGAVASSNTLAAVQIATDNKIPLLTPTSTNPKVTVDDNGTVKDYIFRSCFIDPFQGTVMANFATKTLKAKTAVIYVDNSSDYSKGLAQFFEENFVKSGGQVLSKEAFLQKDQDFKATLTKIKSVNPEVIYVPGYYEEVGKIVKQARELGITVPMLGGDGWDSPKLAEIAGKEVLNNSYFSNHYSTEDKDPKVTQFVEDYKAEYNQTPDALAALGYDGAMMLVDAIKRAGSAEPAKIKDALAQTKDLQLVTGLISLDANHNPIKSAVIIELKNGIQTFKEKINP, from the coding sequence ATGACAAGAAGTGGGATTAAATTTGTGGGGTTGGCAATTTGCTTGGCTATATTTACCGGAGCTCTTGCTGGTTGTGGTTCAACAGCAGATTCAAAGGATATAAAAATTGGTGGTGTTTTTGAATTAACAGGTGGGGTTGCTTCTTATGGACAGTCGGCGGTTAACGGTGCAAAGCTTGCCTTTAAACAAGTAAACGCTAGTGGTGGCGTTTTAGGTAAGAAAATTAATTTTATTATTGCGGATAATAAATCAGAACCTTCAGAATCTGCGAATGCCGTAACTAAATTGATTACACAAGATAAAGTCGCTGCAATTATGGGGGCAGTCGCGAGTTCAAATACTCTGGCTGCTGTTCAAATTGCGACAGACAATAAAATTCCTCTGTTGACTCCAACGTCAACAAATCCTAAAGTAACTGTGGATGATAATGGTACAGTCAAAGATTATATTTTCCGTTCCTGCTTTATTGATCCTTTTCAAGGAACCGTTATGGCAAATTTTGCTACAAAGACTTTGAAAGCAAAAACGGCTGTTATATATGTAGATAATAGCTCAGACTATTCGAAGGGGCTGGCCCAGTTTTTCGAAGAGAATTTTGTGAAAAGTGGCGGACAGGTGCTGTCAAAAGAAGCTTTTTTACAAAAGGATCAGGATTTTAAGGCGACGTTAACGAAAATTAAATCAGTAAATCCGGAAGTAATCTATGTACCTGGTTATTATGAAGAAGTCGGTAAAATTGTCAAGCAAGCACGAGAACTCGGTATTACTGTACCTATGCTTGGTGGAGATGGGTGGGACTCACCGAAATTGGCTGAAATTGCGGGTAAAGAAGTGCTAAATAACAGCTATTTCAGTAACCATTATTCAACAGAAGATAAAGATCCTAAAGTTACGCAGTTTGTTGAAGATTATAAGGCTGAATACAATCAAACGCCTGATGCCCTTGCTGCTCTTGGCTATGATGGTGCCATGATGCTGGTTGATGCAATCAAACGGGCTGGTAGTGCAGAACCAGCGAAAATTAAAGATGCTTTAGCACAAACAAAAGATTTACAGCTAGTTACGGGACTGATCAGTCTCGATGCAAATCACAATCCAATAAAAAGTGCTGTTATTATTGAATTGAAGAATGGCATACAAACCTTTAAAGAAAAAATTAATCCTTAA